The genomic DNA TCAAGGGGAAAATCGCTGGAAAATAGCCCAGACGAGTGCCAAAGAGCGTATTCAAAAGCTGAAAGAACTTCGCGAAGCCGTCGTGAAGTATCAAGAAGAATTTTACGAAGCGGTTTGGCAGGATTTCCACAAGCCGCGTTTCGAAGCATGGCTCAGTGAAATTTTCCCGACGATTGAAGAAATCGACCACACCATCAGCCATCTGAAAAAATGGATGAAGGACAAAAGCGCTAGTCGAGTTTTCTTTTTACCCACGTCCAAAAGCCGCCTCCACTACGAGCCGAAAGGCCGTGTGCTGATTTTTGCACCGTGGAACTATCCGTTCTTGTTGCTTGTAAATCCGATAATTTCGGCGATTGCGGCAGGCAACGTGATTATGGCGAAGCCTTCGCACAAGACTCCGCACGTGAGTGAAGTTCTCGTGAAGATGTTTAAAGAGAACTTCCCGGAAAATGAAATTGCACTCATTGAAGGCGAAGGATCTGAAATTGGAGACAAGTTACTAGAGCTTCCGTTCGACCATGTATTCTTTACAGGGAGTCCGAAGGTCGGCGCACACATTGCAGAAATGGCAGCCAAGCACCACGCGAGCATCACGCTTGAACTTGGCGGAAAGTCGCCCACGATTCTGCTCCCCGGCGTAAACGTCAAGAAGCACATCAAGCAGATTGCTTGGGGCAAGACGCTGAACGGCGGGCAGACCTGCATTGCGCCTGATTACGCACTTTGTCCCGAAGATAAAGTTCAGGAATTTGCAGAAGCTTTTGCCGAAGAAATCAAACAGAGATTTGGCGATACCGAAGCTAAGCGCCATGAATGTAAAGACTTTGTCCACATTGTAGACAAACGCGCAACTGTACGCCATGCCGCACTCATCAAGGATGCAATTGCCAAAGGCGCTAAACAAGTTATCGGCGGAGTGAGCGATATCGAAAATTGCTACACACCAATTACCGTGCTCACAAACGTCACGTCCGACATGGAAATCATGAAGTCCGAAATTTTCGGACCGATTATGCCGATTATTGCCTACAAGAATCTTGACGAAGCGATCGCATTTGTACAAAGCCGCCCAAAACCACTTGCGCTGTACATCTTCGGTACGAACAAACGCGACATCAATTACGTTTTGAGCCATACCACATCGGGTTCCACCTGCGTGAACAACACCATTATCCAAATCGAGAATTTGGAAGTTCCATTTGGCGGCGTGGGCATGAGCGGTACAGGCAATTACCACGGATTTTTCGGATTCAAGACGTTTAGCCATGAGCGCAACATCATGGAGCAAAAAGGGTTCGATGCGGTGACATTTTTCCACCCGCCCTACGGAATTGTTCCCGGCAGTTTGCGTTCCAAAATCCAGAACTTTGCAGAAAAAGCTTTACGCTTTTTAAAGTCGATGTAGGAGGTCACTATGGCATCATTCCTTTACAGATTCGCCTGCCGAGCATTCCAAAAAGCGTTCTTTGTTGGCGTACACTTTATGCCATGGCGAGAACCTCAGCTTATTCACGGAGCCGGGAGTTTGCAACAGCTTCCCAACCAGCTCAAAGCGAATAACGTAAGCAACGTTCTCCTCGTCACAGACGTATTCTTGGCGCAAACAGAGCACTTCCAGAATATCAAGAAATACTTGGAAGAAGCAGGCGTCCTGTATTCAATTTACGACCAAACTATTCCGAATCCGACGATTGACAACATCAATGACGCCGCCCGCATTTATCGCAAAAATAAATGCAACGGACTTGTCGCGTTTGGCGGCGGTTCTGCAATCGACTGTGCAAAGGGCGTGGGCATCCGCATTGTAAGGCGCTGGACGCCGATTACATTTATGCGAGGGACGCTACGCGTTCTTCGCAAGATCCCGTATCTCGTTGCCATCCCGACGACGGCGGGGACAGGAAGCGAAGCGACTGTGGCCGCCGTGATTTCTAATCCGCAGACACATGAGAAATACCCGATTAACGATTTCGTCTTGATTCCGCGTCTTGCGATTCTCGATGCCAATATTACGCTCGACTTGCCCGCCAATCTTACGGCAACTACCGGCATGGATGCACTCACGCACGCCATTGAAGCCTACATCGGCAACAGCAATTTCGGCGGAAGCGAAGAAGCTGCCATCACCGCAGGGCAATTGATTATTGAAAATATCCAGAACGCCTATCGCGATGGTCACAATATCAAGGCTCGTGAAAACTTGCAAAAAGCGGCATACCTCGCTGGTTACGCATTCACTCGCGCTTACGTTGGATACGTTCATGCCATTGCGCATAGCTTAGGCGGAATGTACCACACGCCTCACGGGCTTGCAAACGCGGTCATTCTGCCGCATGTTCTAGAGTTTTACGGTGAAACCTGCGAAATGCGTCTCGGCTTCTTTGCAAAAGCCATCGGAGCCGTCCCGGCAGAGCTCGATAACCATGAAGCATCCAAAGTTTTCATTATGCAGATTCGCGAGTTGAACCGCTCTATGGACATTCCAGAGCACTTGGAATTTATCCAAACAGAGGACATTCCAAGACTCGCGAAGTCGGCAAGCAAAGAAGCAAACCCGCTTTACCCCGTGCCGAAAATATTAAATGCGAAAGAGCTCGAAACGCTCTATCGCATTGTGAAAGGAACGAAGTTATAAAGGAGATGCCCGATCAAGTCGGGCATGACAAATGCAGATGCCTTCCCCATACGCGGATCATGACCACGTAAGAGCTAAAGCTCTAAGTGGTCAAAGAGCTCGGAGGCAGGCATGACATTCCTTACTTTACTTGAAAGCGGTCTTTGATTTCTTGAGGGATGGCGAACGGCCTTCCCTTTTTCATATCCATGAGGACCCACTGCGTCTCGGATTCAAAGACGACCTTGCCATCGGAAACGCGTTCAAAGCGGCACTTGCGCACACTCATCACCTTACTGTAACTAGCCACCCACGTCGTTCCACGGACTTCATCGCCTAAAAACGCCTGGTTCTTGTATTCCACAAACTGCGTATGGATCATCCAGCCGCAACCGAACTGGTACATGACATCGGTCGCACCGACGGAATCGGAATGTGCAATTGAAATATCCTGAATCCACTGCACCGCCCACACGTTGTTCATGTGGCGGT from Fibrobacter sp. UBA4297 includes the following:
- a CDS encoding aldehyde dehydrogenase family protein codes for the protein MNEIHGIDIQKIFEAQGENRWKIAQTSAKERIQKLKELREAVVKYQEEFYEAVWQDFHKPRFEAWLSEIFPTIEEIDHTISHLKKWMKDKSASRVFFLPTSKSRLHYEPKGRVLIFAPWNYPFLLLVNPIISAIAAGNVIMAKPSHKTPHVSEVLVKMFKENFPENEIALIEGEGSEIGDKLLELPFDHVFFTGSPKVGAHIAEMAAKHHASITLELGGKSPTILLPGVNVKKHIKQIAWGKTLNGGQTCIAPDYALCPEDKVQEFAEAFAEEIKQRFGDTEAKRHECKDFVHIVDKRATVRHAALIKDAIAKGAKQVIGGVSDIENCYTPITVLTNVTSDMEIMKSEIFGPIMPIIAYKNLDEAIAFVQSRPKPLALYIFGTNKRDINYVLSHTTSGSTCVNNTIIQIENLEVPFGGVGMSGTGNYHGFFGFKTFSHERNIMEQKGFDAVTFFHPPYGIVPGSLRSKIQNFAEKALRFLKSM
- a CDS encoding iron-containing alcohol dehydrogenase — translated: MASFLYRFACRAFQKAFFVGVHFMPWREPQLIHGAGSLQQLPNQLKANNVSNVLLVTDVFLAQTEHFQNIKKYLEEAGVLYSIYDQTIPNPTIDNINDAARIYRKNKCNGLVAFGGGSAIDCAKGVGIRIVRRWTPITFMRGTLRVLRKIPYLVAIPTTAGTGSEATVAAVISNPQTHEKYPINDFVLIPRLAILDANITLDLPANLTATTGMDALTHAIEAYIGNSNFGGSEEAAITAGQLIIENIQNAYRDGHNIKARENLQKAAYLAGYAFTRAYVGYVHAIAHSLGGMYHTPHGLANAVILPHVLEFYGETCEMRLGFFAKAIGAVPAELDNHEASKVFIMQIRELNRSMDIPEHLEFIQTEDIPRLAKSASKEANPLYPVPKILNAKELETLYRIVKGTKL
- a CDS encoding acyl-CoA thioesterase, with the protein product MAVVMEENANPMKFEKLFKVTPEMIDENRHMNNVWAVQWIQDISIAHSDSVGATDVMYQFGCGWMIHTQFVEYKNQAFLGDEVRGTTWVASYSKVMSVRKCRFERVSDGKVVFESETQWVLMDMKKGRPFAIPQEIKDRFQVK